The region GGCAACGAAGTAAAAGTTGTAGAACTCCAGTCTGAAGCAGGTGCTGCAGGTACCGTGCACGGTTCCTTGCAGGCAGGTGCGTTAACCACCACCTATACCGCTTCTCAGGGTCTTCTTTTAATGATTCCCAATATGTATAAAATTGCAGGGGAACTCCTGCCTTGCGTATTCCATGTATCTGCAAGAGCATTGGCTTCCCACGCATTATCTATTTTCGGTGACCATTCCGACGTAATGGCTTGCCGTCAGACAGGGTTTGCCATGTTAGCGGCAAACAGCGTTCAGGAAGTGATGGACTTAGGTGCCGTGGCACATTTAACCACCATTAAATCCAGAGTACCTTTCCTGCATTTCTTCGACGGTTTCAGAACTTCTCACGAAATTCAGAAAATCGAAGTATTGGATTACGAAGATTTGAAAAAACTGACCGATTTAGATGCTGTAAAAGCATTTAAAGAAAGAAGCTTAAATCCTGATGCTCCCGTTCTTCGCGGTACTGCACAGAATCCCGACATTTTCTTCCAGGCAAGAGAAGCTTGTAACGGCTATTACGATGCAGTTCCCGAAATCTGCCAGAACTATATGAAAGAAATTTCTAAATTAACCGGCAGAAACTATGATTTGTTCAATTACTATGGTGCAGCTGATGCAGAACGTATCATCATCGCTATGGGTTCCGTTTGTGATGCGGCGGAAGAAGTAATCGACTACCTGACCGCTAAGGGCGAAAAAGTCGGCTTATTAAAAGTTCGTCTGTACAGACCCTTCTCCGTAAAACATTTCTTAGGTGCGATTCCTGCAACTGTGAAGAAAATTGCCGTATTAGACAGAACCAAAGAACCCGGTTCCTTAGGCGAACCCTTATATTTGGATGTTTGTGCTGCTTATGCAAGTGCAGCGAACAAACCCTTAATCGTTGGCGGCAGATACGGTTTAGGTTCCAAAGACACTTATCCCGAACAGCTAATCGCAGTTTTAGATAACTTAAATCAGGCAGAACCCAAAAACAATTTCACCATCGGTATCAACGATGATGTTACCCATCTGTCTTTACCCGATGCAGCTCCTGTTGACGTGGCTCCCGAGGGAACCATCAGCTGTAAATTCTGGGGTCTTGGCGCAGACGGTACCGTTGGTGCAAATAAAAACTCCATCAAAATTATCGGTGACCATACCGATATGTATGCTCAGGCATATTTCTCCTATGACTCCAAGAAATCCGGTGGTATCACCGTTTCTCACTTAAGATTCGGTCACACTCCCATCCGTTCCACTTATCTGATTAAGAAAGCGGACTTCCTGGCTTGTCATAAAGCTTCCTATATCAACCAGTATGATATGTTGGCAGATGTGAAAGAAAACGGCACATTCCTGCTGAATACCCATTGGACCGATGAAGAAATTATGGCAAACTTACCTGCCAACGTAAAACGTCACTTAGCACAGAAGAAGATTAAATTCTTTGCAATTGACGCAGTTTCTTTAGCAAAAGAAATCGGCTTGGGCGGCAGAATCAACACCATCATGCAGGCAGCATTCTTTAAGCTGGCAAACGTGATGGATATTGATGATGCAGTTTCTTATATGAAGGAAGCTATCAAAAAGTCCTACGGTAAAAAAGGTGACGATATCGTTAATATGAATAATGCCGCAGTGGATGCAGGTGTAGAAAAAGTAAGAGAAATCACTGTTCCCTCTGATTGGGCTAACGCTACCGACGATGTGAAAGCAGACAAAGAAACCAATGCTCCCGCATTTGTAAAAGACGTGGTGGAAGTAATCAACAATCAGGAAGGTGACAAATTACCTGTTTCTGCATTCAAAGGCAGAGAAGACGGTACCTTCCCCCAGGGCACTTCCAAATACGAAAAACGCGGTATCGCAGTGGACGTTCCCGAATGGATTCCTGAAAACTGTATCCAGTGTAATCAGTGCTCCTATGTTTGTCCGCACGCGGCAATCAGACCCTTCTTGTTAACCGAAGAAGAAAAAGCCAACGCTCCCGAAGGTTTTGTAACCAAAAAAGGTTTAAAACCCTACGATAATTACGAATTTAAAATCCAGGTAACCACTTTGGATTGTACCGGTTGTGGCGTTTGTGCCAACAACTGTCCTGCCAAAGTGAAAGCTCTGGTAATGAAACCCTTAGAAACTCAGGTGGAAAAAGAAGTTCCCAACTGGAACTATGCAATTTCCTTACCCGAAAAGAAAAACCCCATGAACAAAGACACCGTAAAAGGTTCTCAGTTTGAAGTGCCTTATCTGGAATTCTCCGGTGCTTGTGCAGGTTGTGGGGAAACTCCCTATGCAAAACTGATGACTCAGTTATATGGTGATCGAATGATGATTGCCAATGCGACCGGTTGTTCCTCCATCTGGGCAGGTTCCGCTCCGGCAATGCCCTACACCACCAATCAGAAAGGTCAGGGTCCTGCTTGGGCAAACTCCTTATTTGAAGATAACGCAGAATTCGGTTTCGGTATGTACACCGCTTGTGAAACCGCAAGAAATGCAATCTTAGCAAAAGTAAAAGAAGTCATCGAAAACACCAAAAATGATGACGTAAAAGCAGCAGCTACCGCTTGGGTAGACGGCTTTGATGACGGCGAAAACACCCGTGCATTATCCGATGCATTGGTTGCAGCATTAGAAGCTTGTGACTGCGATTGCGACAACAAGAAATATATCTTGGAAAACAAACGTGACCTGATCAAAAAATCTCAGTGGATTTTAGGTGGTGACGGTTGGGCATACGATATTGGCTTCGGCGGTTTAGACCATGTGTTAGCTTCCGGTAAAGATATCAATGTTCTGGTATTTGATACCGAAGTTTATTCCAATACCGGCGGTCAGGCATCCAAATCTACTCCTATCGGTGCAGTTGCTCAGTTTGCGGCATCCGGTAAGAAAGTGAAGAAAAAAGACCTTGGTATGATTGCTATGAGCTATGGCTATGTATATGTAGCTCAGGTTGCAATGGGTGCAAGTCAGGCACAGACCTTAAAAGCATTTAGAGAAGCTGAAAAACATAAAGGTCCGTCCATCATCATCGCTTACGCTCCCTGTATCAACCACGGTATCAAAGGCGGCCTATCCGGTGCTCAGATGCAGGAAAAGAAAGCTGTGGAATGCGGCTACTGGCACTTATACAGATACAATCCCGCATTAAAAGATGAAGGCAAAAACCCCTTCACCTTAGATTCCAAAGCTCCCACCGCTTCCTTCCAGGAATTCCTGCAGACCGAAGTTCGTTACACTTCCTTGCAGCGAGCATTCCCCGAAGAAGCAAAAGAATTGTTTGAAGCGGCGGAAGCTGCAGCGAAGGATAGATATCAGTCTTACCTCGACAAAGCTGGAATGTAGGCTTGATAAAACGCGCCTAATGGATGAACCTCATCGCTCGGCGTA is a window of Oscillospiraceae bacterium DNA encoding:
- the nifJ gene encoding pyruvate:ferredoxin (flavodoxin) oxidoreductase is translated as MAKKMMTMDGNQAAAYASYAFTEVAGIYPITPSSPMAENVDQWSAKGQKNIFGNEVKVVELQSEAGAAGTVHGSLQAGALTTTYTASQGLLLMIPNMYKIAGELLPCVFHVSARALASHALSIFGDHSDVMACRQTGFAMLAANSVQEVMDLGAVAHLTTIKSRVPFLHFFDGFRTSHEIQKIEVLDYEDLKKLTDLDAVKAFKERSLNPDAPVLRGTAQNPDIFFQAREACNGYYDAVPEICQNYMKEISKLTGRNYDLFNYYGAADAERIIIAMGSVCDAAEEVIDYLTAKGEKVGLLKVRLYRPFSVKHFLGAIPATVKKIAVLDRTKEPGSLGEPLYLDVCAAYASAANKPLIVGGRYGLGSKDTYPEQLIAVLDNLNQAEPKNNFTIGINDDVTHLSLPDAAPVDVAPEGTISCKFWGLGADGTVGANKNSIKIIGDHTDMYAQAYFSYDSKKSGGITVSHLRFGHTPIRSTYLIKKADFLACHKASYINQYDMLADVKENGTFLLNTHWTDEEIMANLPANVKRHLAQKKIKFFAIDAVSLAKEIGLGGRINTIMQAAFFKLANVMDIDDAVSYMKEAIKKSYGKKGDDIVNMNNAAVDAGVEKVREITVPSDWANATDDVKADKETNAPAFVKDVVEVINNQEGDKLPVSAFKGREDGTFPQGTSKYEKRGIAVDVPEWIPENCIQCNQCSYVCPHAAIRPFLLTEEEKANAPEGFVTKKGLKPYDNYEFKIQVTTLDCTGCGVCANNCPAKVKALVMKPLETQVEKEVPNWNYAISLPEKKNPMNKDTVKGSQFEVPYLEFSGACAGCGETPYAKLMTQLYGDRMMIANATGCSSIWAGSAPAMPYTTNQKGQGPAWANSLFEDNAEFGFGMYTACETARNAILAKVKEVIENTKNDDVKAAATAWVDGFDDGENTRALSDALVAALEACDCDCDNKKYILENKRDLIKKSQWILGGDGWAYDIGFGGLDHVLASGKDINVLVFDTEVYSNTGGQASKSTPIGAVAQFAASGKKVKKKDLGMIAMSYGYVYVAQVAMGASQAQTLKAFREAEKHKGPSIIIAYAPCINHGIKGGLSGAQMQEKKAVECGYWHLYRYNPALKDEGKNPFTLDSKAPTASFQEFLQTEVRYTSLQRAFPEEAKELFEAAEAAAKDRYQSYLDKAGM